A segment of the Streptomyces pactum genome:
GCCCAGCGGCAGGCCCTCGCGTCGGCCGAACAGGCCGTCGAGGCCCGTGCCCACTGGCTCGACCTCAAGGAACAGCGGCTGAACGGCATCGCCGCCGAACTCGCCGAAGGCCTCACCGAAGGCGCACCGTGCGCCGTGTGCGGCGCCACCGAACACCCCGACCCCGCACGCAGGATCGCGGGGCACGTCGACCGCGAGGCGGAGGAGCACGCCCTCGCCGCCTACCAGGCCGCCGACGAGCGGCGCGCCGTAGCCGAACGGCGCCTGGGCACCGTACGGGAGGCGCTCGCCGCCGCCACGGCGGAGGCCGGGGACGCACCCACCGCCCGGCTGACCGAAGAGGCCGAGGAACTGGAGCGGCGGTACGCGCGGGCGCGGGCGAGCGCCTCCGGGCTGCACGCCGCGCAGGAGGAGCTGCGCCGCGCGGAGCACGAGCGGGAGCAGCGGATCGCCGCCCAGCAGCAGGCCGCCGTCCGGGCCGCCTCCCGGGTCGGCAACCGGGAGCGGCTGGAGAGCGAACGGTCCGCGCTGGAGGAGGAGCTGACGCGGGCCCGCGGCACCGCCGACAGCGTGGCGGCACGGGCCGCGGAACTGGGGCTACGGGCCGCGCGGCTGACGGAGGCCGCCGACGCCGCCCGCGTCGCCGAGGACACCGCCCAGCGGCTCAAGGACGCCGACGCCCGCCTCGCCGACGCCGCCTTCCGCGCGGGCTTCGACACTCCCCGGGACGCCGCCGCCGCGCTGCTCGACGACACCGCCCACCGCGAGCTGCAACGCCGGCTCGACGCCTTTGACGCCGAGGAGGCCGCCGTCCGCGCGGTCCTCACCGAGGCCGACACCGCCGCCGCGGCCCGGCGGCCGCCCGCCGGCCTCACCGCGGCGGAACACACCGCCGCCGACGCGGGCCGGCGCCTGCGCGAGGCCTCCTCCGCGCGCGACGCCGCCGCCCGGCGCTGCGCCGAGCTGGACCGGCTCTCCGCGCACGCCACCACCTCCGTGCGCCGGCTCGCCCCGCTGCGCGAGGAGCACGGCCGCGTCGCCCGCCTGGCCTCCCTCGCGGCGGGCACCTCCGCGGACAACGAACGCCGGATGCGCCTGGAGTCGTACGTGCTGGCGGCCCGCCTCGAACAGGTCGCCGCCGCCGCGACCGCCCGGCTGCAGCGCATGTCCTCCGGCCGCTACACCCTCGTCCATTCCGACGACCGCACCGGGCGCGGCCGCAGCGGCCTCGGCCTGCACGTCGTCGACGCCTGGACCGGCCGCGAGCGAGACACGGCCACACTGTCCGGCGGCGAGACGTTCTTCGCCTCGCTCGCCCTCGCGCTGGGCCTCGCCGACGTCGTCACGGACGAGGCCGGCGGCGTCCGCCTGGACACCCTGTTCATCGACGAGGGCTTCGGCAGCCTCGACGACCAGACCCTCGACGAGGTCCTCGACGTCCTCGACGCACTGCGCGAACGGGACCGCAGCGTCGGCATCGTCAGCCACGTCGCCGACCTGCGACGGCGGATCCACGCCCAACTGGAGGTCGTGAAGGGCCGGTCGGGCTCGGTGCTGCGGCAGCGGGGCGACGGCTGAGCCCGCCCCTCAGCGGCCCGGCGGGCGCCGGGGGAGCGGCGAGGAGCAGACGATGCTCGTCGTGACCGACCCCAGCGCGTCGATCCGGTCCGACACCTTCTCCAGGTGCCGCATCGAACGCGCGGCGACCTTGATGACGAAGCAGTGGTCCCCCGTGACGTGGTGCGCCTTCAGGACCTGGGGCGTGACCGCGACCAGGTCGTGGAACGCTTGTAGTCGCCCGTCGGATGACGCAGCCGCACGAAGGCCAGGGGATCGGCAGCCCCGGTCGGTCGGGGCCGACGACCGCCGCGTACCCCTGGATCACCCCCGCCTTCTCCAGCCGGCGCACCCGCTCGGTCGGCGCGCTCGCGGACATCGACACGGCACGGGCCGACTCGGCGAAACCGGCCCGCCCCGTCCCGCTGGAGGACGTCGAGGACGTGCGGTCGGTGGCGTCCCGGGAAAACGTCGTCATCCGGGATGGATGGCAGGGACCGGCCGACTCCTCGACCCGGCCGTGCCGGTGGTGACGTACTGCTGGGGCCCGGGCTGTGACGGCGCGACCCGGACCGCCCTCGCCCTCGCCGAACTCGGTCACCCCGTCGAGGAGACGCTCGGCGGCTTCGGGTACCGGGCGCGCGAGGGCTTCGCGTACGAGACCCGGCAGGGCACCGAGCGCCACCCCGCCGACCGGTTCACCGCGCCGGTGGACGCGGCCGACCGCGGTTGCCGACGGGCGTGTAGGTTCTGCCGCATGGTGCGATACGCGGAGCCGGGCGCGGTGGAATGGGTCGAGTCGGGCGGAGGTCCGCTCATAGCGGTCCCGGAGACGGTCCTGCCGTTCTGGACCGGTGCCGACGGCGAGGAGACGGCCTCCGACTACGACCGGGCCTGCGAGGTCGACGGTCAGGTCGGCCTCCTCCCGGTCGGCGACTGCGCGGCGCTGGTGCTCGGAGACGAACCCGCCTCCACCGCCTATCTGCCCGACCACGCCGCCTTCGTCCGCTGGTGCGCCGCGGACACCGAGGACGAGGTGCTGGCCGGTGTCCCCGCGGCCCTCGACGCGGCCGAGTGGGAGCCCGAGGTGTCCTGGCAGGTGCCCGGCCCCGTGCTCCTCTTCGACGCGGCCTGGCCCGGCACCGCCTGCGACCGCGCCGACCACGTGCGGGTCGCCCTGGATCCCGGCCGGTACGCGGTGCGCGCGGCCGAGGTGCGCCCCGGGCCGGAGACCTGGCTGAACGTCGTACAACTGCGGCGGCTCGCGGACCGATAGCCACGGTGGTCGGCGGGCTGTTGGCCACCGCGGTCAGGGTGCCGTTAACCGCCGCGGTCGGTGGGCCGTTGGCTACGGGTGCCGGTGTCCCGTTGCCCACGGGGGCCGGTGGGCCGTCAGCCACCGCGGTTATCGGGCTGCG
Coding sequences within it:
- a CDS encoding immunity 21 family protein; amino-acid sequence: MVRYAEPGAVEWVESGGGPLIAVPETVLPFWTGADGEETASDYDRACEVDGQVGLLPVGDCAALVLGDEPASTAYLPDHAAFVRWCAADTEDEVLAGVPAALDAAEWEPEVSWQVPGPVLLFDAAWPGTACDRADHVRVALDPGRYAVRAAEVRPGPETWLNVVQLRRLADR
- a CDS encoding AAA family ATPase, producing the protein MRLHQLDVTAFGPFGGSQGVDFDDLSAAGLFLLHGPTGAGKTSVLDAVCYALYGSVPGARQSGQGMALRSDHAAVGTRTEVRLELTVAGRRLEVTRQPPWERPKLRGKGTTVDKAQTWLREYDAGAGTWKDLSRSHQEVGEEITHLLGMSREQFCQVVLLPQGDFARFLRADAEARGKLLGRLFDTRRFAEVEKRLAERRRTTEARVREGDATLLADAHRMQQAAGDAMEPPELAPGEPGLAEAVLTAAAVARSTARELLAVADCRLTAAESAQAAAERDLAAARELDRLQRRFGEARERAARLAERADAHRTAQARMERARKAEGVAPALELRDAADAEHRRAAAAEERARAPLSQDLADAGAAGLAAAARRAAEELGGLDSARRAERRLAELVGERTRLDRQERVDEDVLHEAESWLADWETTRTALQAHVDSAQEAATRAEQLAVQRDPAQRRLNAARQRDQYAADTEDAQRQALASAEQAVEARAHWLDLKEQRLNGIAAELAEGLTEGAPCAVCGATEHPDPARRIAGHVDREAEEHALAAYQAADERRAVAERRLGTVREALAAATAEAGDAPTARLTEEAEELERRYARARASASGLHAAQEELRRAEHEREQRIAAQQQAAVRAASRVGNRERLESERSALEEELTRARGTADSVAARAAELGLRAARLTEAADAARVAEDTAQRLKDADARLADAAFRAGFDTPRDAAAALLDDTAHRELQRRLDAFDAEEAAVRAVLTEADTAAAARRPPAGLTAAEHTAADAGRRLREASSARDAAARRCAELDRLSAHATTSVRRLAPLREEHGRVARLASLAAGTSADNERRMRLESYVLAARLEQVAAAATARLQRMSSGRYTLVHSDDRTGRGRSGLGLHVVDAWTGRERDTATLSGGETFFASLALALGLADVVTDEAGGVRLDTLFIDEGFGSLDDQTLDEVLDVLDALRERDRSVGIVSHVADLRRRIHAQLEVVKGRSGSVLRQRGDG